The genomic segment GCTGTCGATACCGATGAAGTAGGGCATGGAGGGCAGGTTGCAGGTTACGGGTGAGAATAGCACTTCTTTTCCTTTCGTCATCCCCAACCTGATCGGGGATGACGAGCCACGAGGCAACAGGCAAGGCTCAAACTACTTCGCGGTCTCCAGTTCGAGACCGAGCGTTTTTCCCTTCATGGTGGCGGGTATGCCCTCGCTCATCCAGGCTGGCTCCGGGGCGTCCAGGAGGTAATGATCGAAAAACTGCTGCATCCGGATCGCGAAGTCGCGTTTGTTCGGGTATTTCTGGAGGCCGTGCGGTTCGCCGTTGTAGTTGAGCATCCAGACCGGCTTCCCGAGCCGGCGGAGGGCGACAAAAAACTCGATGCCCTGGTACCACGGCACGGCGCCGTCGGCGTCGTTGTGCATCATCAGCAGGGGTGTCTCGATCTTGTCCGCCTGAAACAGGGGCGAGTTGTCGATGTAGCGGAGCGGGTAGTCCCAGAGCGTCCCGCCGATCCGGCTCTGGGTGCGCTCGTACTGGAACATGCGGCTCATGCCTGTCTCCCACCGGATGCCGCCATAGGCGCTCGTCATGTTGGACACGGGCGCGCCGGCCTCGGCGGCTCGGAAGATGTTGGTTTCCGTGATCATGTAGGCGATCTGGTACCCGCCCCAGCTGTGCCCCTGGACGCCGATCCGCTCCGGATCGACAAAGCCGGCCGCGATGAGGCTCGTCACGCCCGGGATCACCGCGTTCAGTGCACTCTCGCCGGGGTATCCGATCCGGTAGACGATGTCCGGCACGAACACCAGGTACCCGCGGCTCGCGTAGAACGTAAAGTTGATGGACGAGCGGCTGGTGGCCGGCGCGTTGTGGGCGTTGAGGTTGTCCGACATCCGCTCATAAAAATAGACCATCATCGGGTATTTCTTCGAGGGATCGAAATCCTCTGGTTTGTAGAGGATGCCTTCGAGCGGCAGACCGTCATTCGAGGTCCAGGAAACCAGTTCCGCCGTGCCCCAGCGATAGCCGGCCTGCTGCGGATTGGCGTCGCTGACCTTGCGCGGGTCGCCGAGGCTGAGATTGCTCGCCCACAGGTCGGGGAATTCGCCGAAGTTCTCGCGGGAATACAGCAACCGTTCCGCGTCGCGCGCCTTCACCGGCGTGCCGAAGCGCCATCCTCCCATGACGAGCGGCGCCGGCCGCTGGCTTTTGCGGGCGTCGAGCCGGTAGAAGCCGCCGTCCTTCGTCGTTTCGTCGAATGCACTCAGCAGGATAGGCGCGGCGAGATCGACGGCCGGCATGTCGGGGTCCAGCCGGATGGCGCGCAAGCGCAGGTGCGCTTCCCGCCCGAGGCCGGCGGTGAGGTTTACCGGTGCGTCCTGGCCGTCGGGGTCGACGGACCAGACATCGTTTTTGTCGTACACGAGGAATGCCGCGTCGTCCGTCGACCAGCCCGCCGAGCCGTAAGGGGAGGGCGCCATCGGACGATCGTTCGTCTCGTCGTCGACCGGAAAGGGGATGCCGGCCGTCAGGTTCACGACACGACCGCCCTCGACGCTCCGGCCAAACCAGTGCCGGGCCTTTCCATCCCACCAGTAGACATACTTCGCAGCCGGCGACAGCGCGGCGCGCGACCCGATTTGCATCGCCACCATCTCGCGGCGGCCGGTGCCGACATCGATGAGGTAGGCATCGTAATAGGAATCGTCCCACGAAACCAGCTGGCGGTACGGGATATCCGACAGGCCGATCGCCACGTCCGCATCGCCCCGGTCACCAACCGTGACATCCGGCACGACGGCGGTGCCCAGCTGGACGATACGGCGCGCTTCCAATAGCACGACCGCTGTGTAGGCGCGTTTGAGTTCTCGATCCCGCTGAACCAGCTGCATCGGCTGGAGGAGCGGGTCCCGCCAGTTCCATACGTCGAGCCGGGGCTGCTCTTCATCGAGCGGCTCTTCTTCAGGTTCGGGCGC from the Rhodothermales bacterium genome contains:
- a CDS encoding prolyl oligopeptidase family serine peptidase; translation: MRFFRGAAIGLFVLALAHPTVLFGQSDRRPLDHDAYDVWNRITSRALSNDGRWALHTLAPEDGDSRLVVDALDGNASHTIPFADNAAFTEDAQYVAFLIKPPLDSVRAAKRAGKKGDDLPRDDLGLLDTATGAVVRIPGVTSYKLPEKAAGWVAYLLADAPEASPDSAKTDTTAAKPSSSKKERQAGKPLVLRRLETADETVIDDVLAYAFSPDGRWLAAATETKDGSHDGLSVIETATGVVTPILAGPGDYEKPVFDKAGEQLAFLSNRDDFDADQPGFTLYRWTPAGGVEALAAADSAGMPADWWVSVDREPAFSESGSRLLFGTAPRPAPEPEEEPLDEEQPRLDVWNWRDPLLQPMQLVQRDRELKRAYTAVVLLEARRIVQLGTAVVPDVTVGDRGDADVAIGLSDIPYRQLVSWDDSYYDAYLIDVGTGRREMVAMQIGSRAALSPAAKYVYWWDGKARHWFGRSVEGGRVVNLTAGIPFPVDDETNDRPMAPSPYGSAGWSTDDAAFLVYDKNDVWSVDPDGQDAPVNLTAGLGREAHLRLRAIRLDPDMPAVDLAAPILLSAFDETTKDGGFYRLDARKSQRPAPLVMGGWRFGTPVKARDAERLLYSRENFGEFPDLWASNLSLGDPRKVSDANPQQAGYRWGTAELVSWTSNDGLPLEGILYKPEDFDPSKKYPMMVYFYERMSDNLNAHNAPATSRSSINFTFYASRGYLVFVPDIVYRIGYPGESALNAVIPGVTSLIAAGFVDPERIGVQGHSWGGYQIAYMITETNIFRAAEAGAPVSNMTSAYGGIRWETGMSRMFQYERTQSRIGGTLWDYPLRYIDNSPLFQADKIETPLLMMHNDADGAVPWYQGIEFFVALRRLGKPVWMLNYNGEPHGLQKYPNKRDFAIRMQQFFDHYLLDAPEPAWMSEGIPATMKGKTLGLELETAK